The following is a genomic window from Crossiella equi.
CAGGCCGCCGAGGACCCGATGCTGGTGTTCAACCTGACCGACCAGATCCGGGAGACCATCCAGCAGACGCTGTACCGCCTGTTGACCCAGCGGAGGAACGTCTTCCTGGGCTAACCTGCGCCGCGTGGGACACCCAATGCAGCCGCCACCGCCGCCCCAGATCCTCGTCAGCACCATGAACGACGTCCCGGGCTTCCGGGTCGTGCAGGTCTACGGCGAGGTCTTCGGGCTGACGGTTCGTAGTAGGAACGCCTTCTCCGATATCGGCGCCAGCTTCAAGGGCATGTTCGGCGGTGAGCAGGTCGGGTACACCAAGCTGCTCAACGACTCCCGCTGGGAGGCCGTCAACCGCATGCGCGAGGCCGCGGCCCAGCGCGGCGCGAACGCCGTGCTGGCCATGCGGTTCGAGAGCGGCGAGGTGGTGCCGGGCAGCACGGAGATCGCGGCCTACGGCACGGCGGTGTACATCGTGCCCGAGCAGCAGCAGGCGCCGCAGCAGCCGCAAGGGCAGCCGCAGCACCAGCAGTAGCCGCCCGCCTCGGAATCAAGTGAACGTGACGTTCCGTCGGCCCGGTTCGGCCTCGGCCCGTAGTGGTGGAACGTCACGTTCGCTCACAACGGGCGGGGTGGGGCAGCCCGGCGGGCCCGACCGGCTTCAGCCCCGCGTGCGCCGCCGGTACGCCACCCCGGCGGCGAAAGCACCGGTCAGCGCGGCCGCGCCCAGCAGGGCGGGCACCCCGATCTTGATCGCCTTGCGCCCGGTGCGGAAGTCCCGCACCTCCCAGCTCCGGGCCCGGGCGATGTCGCGCAGGCGCTGGTCCGGGTTGATGGCCACCGAGGTGCCGACCACGGACAGCATCGGCACGTCGTTGCTGGAGTCCGAGTAGGCCGTGCAGCGGCGCAGGTCCAGGCCCTCGCGGGCGGCCAGCGCGCGGACCGCGTGGGCCTTGGCCGGGCCGTGCAGGAGGTCGCCGACCAGGCGGCCGGTGTAGACGCCGTTCTCGTGCTCGGAGACCGTGCCCAGGGCACCGGTCAGCCCAAGGCGGCGGGCGATGATCGTGGCCAGCTCGACCGGGGTGGCGGTGACCAGCCAGACCCGCTGGCCCGCGTCCAGGTGCATCTGGGCCAGCGCCCGGGTGCCCGCCCAGATGCGGTCGGCCATCAGCTCGTCGTAGATCTCCTCGCCCAGGGTGACCAGCTCGCTGACCTGGCGCCCGGCCACGAAGGACAGGGCCTGCTCGCGGCTGGAGCGGATGCCCTCCGGGCTCTCCTTGCCGCCGACGCGGAACTTGAGCTGCTTCCAGGCGAAGCCGACCAGGTCCGAGCTGGCGAAGTACTTGCGGGCGGCCAGGCCGCGCGCGAAGTGGAAGATCGACGCGCCCATCATCATCGTGTTGTCCACGTCGAAGAACGCGGCCGCGGTGAGGTCCTGCGGCACGGACAGCGCGGCGTCGTAGTCGGCCGCCGCCGTGATGGCGGCCTCGGCCGAGGCCTCGCCCGCCAGTGCGGCGCTGCTCTTGTGCTCGGGCACGTCCTCGTTCGCCCGCCGGTTGGCCACCGCGGTCCCCTCCAGGTCCTCCTGCGTCAGCGGGTTCACCCGCCCCAGGGTAGCGATCGCAGCACGTTACCGGTTCGGGCCGAGCGGGCCGTAGGGGAGTTTCAGAAGATCGAGGACACCGGAGGACGGGACCACCGGGGACGACGTCGGCCTGGTCGGCGTGGACGTGCTCGGTGAGGGACTCGGGCTCGGCGGTGGCGGCGGTGTCGACGTCGTCACAGAGGTGTCCGAACCGGTCATCGGGGAGACCGGGGTGGGCGTCGGCTCGGGGGAGTCCGGATCGGGCAGCACCTCGCGCCCGGGACCGGTCGTCCCGCCGCCGGGACCGCGGTCCGGACGTGCCTGCGGGGGCTTCTCCCGGGCGGACGCGGGCCCGGGCGCGCACGGACCGGTGGCGGGCAGCGCGCCGATGTCGTCGGCACCGCCGGAGGTGATCGCGCGGCAGCCCGCGCGCTGCCGGAGCTCGTTCGCCCGGGTCTGGATGCGCGCGAGCAGCGTCAGCGTGGCCTGCAGGCGGTCCTGGGCCGCACCGGGCAGCGCGGGCGCGGAGGCGCGCAGTCGGGCCTGCTGCTGACCCGCCCAGGCGGCGAGCGCGGCGAAGGCGCCCTCGTCGGAGCTCGCGCCCAGCTCGGTCAGCAGCCGGGCGCCCGCCGCCGCGTCGGCCTCGAAGTCGCCGAGCGCGCGCAGGAAGTCCGCCGCGGCGGTGCCCGGCTGGTCCAGCAGGCCGGTCAGCTCGACGACCCGGCCGCCCGCGAACTCCAGGTGCAGCCGCGCCCGGGGCGCCTCGTCGAAGGTCAGGCCCAGCCGCGCGCCCTCCGCGGTCCGCTTCACGGCGTACAGGGCCTCCCCGGGCAGCGCGTCCTGGCTGAGCAGCAGCGACATCCCGGACAGGGAGGTGAGCAGGGCGAGCCCGGCGGCCACGACGGGCAGGCGCCGCCGGCCGCCCGGATCAGGGCGCTGCCGCCGGGCCTTTCCCACCGCCTCCGGGTACTGCGCCATCAGCCGGGCGCGCATGCGCTCCCTGGCGGACTCGGTGGGGTTCAGGCTCTGCTCGTAGGCGGCGAGTGCGGGCAGCACGTGCGAGGGGTCGGCGGACCCGTCGGGGGGTGGTTCACCCGTGCTCACGCGGTCGTCCTTCGCTCGGCTGGTGCGCGGTCCCAGGCAGGTGCGCGCTCTCAGCACAACAACGAAGCGACGGGTGCGCGGGTTACGCGTACGACCGTACGGGTTAACGCAGGCCCTGGGGGAGCAGCTGGGCCAACCGGCGGACCGCGCGGTGCTGGAGGGCCTTGATGGCGCCCTCGTTGCGGCCCATCACCTCGGCCGTCTCGGCCACCGACAGCCCCTGCAGGAAGCGCAGCACGATGCACTCCCGCTGGTCGGTGTTGAGCTGCTTCACGCACTTGAGCAGCTCGGTGTTGGTGGCCTCGGCCAGCACCTCCTGCTCCGGCCCGGCCAGCGGCTCGGAGGTCTCGGCCAGCTCCGCGGTCGGCACCTCGAACCGGTACCGGCTGGACTTCACGTGGTCCAGGATCAGGTTGCGCGCGATGGTCACGAACCAGGCGCCGACGTCGCGGCCCTGGTAGCTGACGGTGCCGATCCGGCGCAGCGCGCGCAGGAAGGTCTCGCTGGTGAAGTCCTCGGCCAGGCTGCGGTCGCCCACCCGGAAGAGCACGTAGCGGAACACCACGTCGACGTACTGGTCGTACAGCCGGCCGAACGCTTCGGAGTCACCCGATTGGGCGGCCTGTACCAATCCCCATGATCCCTCGCCGACCCGCGCGTCCCCGGCCGGAACCTGTGTCTCCACGGTCTCGGCCTGCGAAGGGCGTCCCTGGGAACAGGGCCATCCCATCGGTGGGGGCATGCGCGGCTCCCTTGCTCGCGGGCCCGGCGGTGGCGGTCGTGCACCGGGCGTAGACCGAACCATACCTGTTGTTACTCCAAAGTAGATAGCGGCGGCCGTCGGTATTTGCCCCGCTTCCCATAAGACGCCTTGCAGGCGGATGCGTGACGAATGACACGCATGTCAAACTGCGGTTCCCCTACGGTCGGCCACATCAGGAGGACGCATGACCGCTGTCGGCAACGTCGCGGACCTCATCCGGTCGGCGGCGCAACGCGAGGCCGACCACCCGGCCCTGCTCGACGCGGCCGACGGCAGCTCGGTGACCTGGGGGCGTCTGGACGCCGCGGTGGACGCGCAAGCCCACCGCCTGCGCCTGGCCGGTGCCAACGCTGGCGACCGGGTGGCGGTGCGCCTGCCCACCGGCATCGAGTTCTGCATCGCCCTGTTCGGCGCGCTGCGCGCGGGCTGCGTCGCGGTACCGCTCGCGCCCGGCCTGCCCGCCCCTGAGCTGCGGCGGGTGCTCGAGGACTCGGGTGCGCGGCTGCTGGTGACCGAGGGCTCCGTGGAGGATGCCGCCGGGAACGTCACCGTGCTGCCCGCGCCGCCGGTGGCCGCCGAGGGCGAGCCGTTCGAGAGCACCCGGGGCGGCGAGGACCTGGCCGTGCTGGCCTACACCTCGGGCACCTCCGGTGTGCCGAACGGCGTGATGCTGTCCCACCGGGCCCTGGTCTCCAACGCCCGGCAGTGTGCGCGCCTGCGCCCCGCGCCGGTCACCGCCGCCGACCGGGTGCTGCTGGCCATCCCGCTCTTCCACGCCTACGGCCTGGGCCCGGGTCTGCTCCAGACCGCCGCGGCCGGGGCCACCGGCGTGCTGCTGGAGCGCTTCGACGCGGAGAACGCGCTGGCCACGATCGAACGCTTCCGGGTGACGACCTTCGTCGGGGTCCCGCCCATGTACACCGCGCTGCTGGCCCTGCCGCCCGAGCGGCTGCGCGAGGGCCTGGCCACGCTGCGCCTGCTCACCTCGGGCGCCGCGCCGCTGGACGGCGAGGTGCTGCGCAAGGTCAAGGAGGCCACCGGCCTGGACGTCTTCGAGGGCTACGGCCTCACCGAGACCGGCCCGGTGCTGACCTCCACGCTGGTCACCGGCAAGCCCAAACCGGGCTCGGTGGGCCGCCCGCTGCCCGAGGTCGAGCTGCGCCTGGTCGACTCCGACGGCACCCCGCTGGAGGAGGAGGACGAGGGCGGCGCCGGTCTGGTGTCGGTGCGCGGCCCGAACCTGTTCAGCGGCTACTGGCCGGACGGCGAGAAGGGCCCGGACGCCGAGGGCTGGTTCCGCACCGGCGACGTGGGCTACCTCGATGCCGACGGCGACCTGCACCTGGTCGACCGCGCCAACGATCTGATCATCGTCAACGGCTTCAACGTCTACCCGCACGAGGTCGAGCACGTGCTGGCCGAGCTGCCCGAGGTGTTCGAGGCGGCGGCGGTGGGCGTGCCGGACCAGACCACCGGCGAGGCGGTCAAGGTCGTGCTGGTGCTGCGCCCGGGCGCTGAGCTGTCCGAGGCCGAGGTGGTGGCGCACTGCGCGGGCCGCCTGGCCAAGTTCAAGGTGCCGACGCGGGTGGAGTTCGCCGAGACCCTGCCGCACACGGTGACCGGCAAGCTGTTCCGCCGTTCGCTGCGCTGACACTGCCCTGAACGGGCGTGGCGGCGCTCACTTCGCCAATGGTTGGACATCCGAGTGTTGGCCCACCCACAATTGGACTTCAGAGTCTGGACACCCCGGCACACCGCTGTGCCCGCACTCGGAGGTCGCACGCCATGGGCGCTCCCGCCATCGACCGTCAGCTGCCCGGTGACGAGGCCGTCGCGCTGCTCGAGCTCACCAGGGAGATCGCCGACCGCGAGCTCGCACCCCGCGCGGCCGCGGCCGAGGCGGCCGGGGAGTTCCCCCGCGAGGCCTTCCGCGTGCTCGGCCGGTCCGGGCTGCTCGGCCTGCCCTACCCGGAGGAGTTCGGGGGCGGCGGCCAGCCGTACGAGGTCTACCTGCAGGTGGTCGAGGAGCTCTCCCGCGCGTGGCTGGCGGTCGGGCTCGGCGTGTCCGTGCACACCCTGGCCTGCCACGGGCTGGCCGGGTACGGCAGCGCGGAGCAGCGGGAGCGCTGGCTGCCGGACCTGATCGGCGGCGAGCTGCTCGGCGCCTACTGCCTGTCCGAGCCCCACAGCGGCTCCGACGCGGCCGCGCTGCGCACCAGCGCCAAGGCCGAGGAGGGCGGCTACCGCGTCTCCGGCACCAAGGCCTGGATCACCCACGGCGGCCACGCCGACTTCTACACGCTCATCGCCCGCACCGGCGGTGAGGGCGCCAAGGGCATCTCCGCGTTCCTGGTGCCCTCGGACGTGCCCGGCCTGAGCGCGGCGCCGCCGGAGCGCAAGATGGGCATGAAGGCCTCCGCCACCGCGCAGATGATCTTCGACGCGGTGCACCTGCCCACCGACCGCAGGCTCGGCGAGGAGGGCCAGGGCTTCACCATCGCC
Proteins encoded in this region:
- a CDS encoding sigma-70 family RNA polymerase sigma factor — its product is MGWPCSQGRPSQAETVETQVPAGDARVGEGSWGLVQAAQSGDSEAFGRLYDQYVDVVFRYVLFRVGDRSLAEDFTSETFLRALRRIGTVSYQGRDVGAWFVTIARNLILDHVKSSRYRFEVPTAELAETSEPLAGPEQEVLAEATNTELLKCVKQLNTDQRECIVLRFLQGLSVAETAEVMGRNEGAIKALQHRAVRRLAQLLPQGLR
- a CDS encoding AMP-binding protein — encoded protein: MTAVGNVADLIRSAAQREADHPALLDAADGSSVTWGRLDAAVDAQAHRLRLAGANAGDRVAVRLPTGIEFCIALFGALRAGCVAVPLAPGLPAPELRRVLEDSGARLLVTEGSVEDAAGNVTVLPAPPVAAEGEPFESTRGGEDLAVLAYTSGTSGVPNGVMLSHRALVSNARQCARLRPAPVTAADRVLLAIPLFHAYGLGPGLLQTAAAGATGVLLERFDAENALATIERFRVTTFVGVPPMYTALLALPPERLREGLATLRLLTSGAAPLDGEVLRKVKEATGLDVFEGYGLTETGPVLTSTLVTGKPKPGSVGRPLPEVELRLVDSDGTPLEEEDEGGAGLVSVRGPNLFSGYWPDGEKGPDAEGWFRTGDVGYLDADGDLHLVDRANDLIIVNGFNVYPHEVEHVLAELPEVFEAAAVGVPDQTTGEAVKVVLVLRPGAELSEAEVVAHCAGRLAKFKVPTRVEFAETLPHTVTGKLFRRSLR
- a CDS encoding DUF5667 domain-containing protein, coding for MSTGEPPPDGSADPSHVLPALAAYEQSLNPTESARERMRARLMAQYPEAVGKARRQRPDPGGRRRLPVVAAGLALLTSLSGMSLLLSQDALPGEALYAVKRTAEGARLGLTFDEAPRARLHLEFAGGRVVELTGLLDQPGTAAADFLRALGDFEADAAAGARLLTELGASSDEGAFAALAAWAGQQQARLRASAPALPGAAQDRLQATLTLLARIQTRANELRQRAGCRAITSGGADDIGALPATGPCAPGPASAREKPPQARPDRGPGGGTTGPGREVLPDPDSPEPTPTPVSPMTGSDTSVTTSTPPPPPSPSPSPSTSTPTRPTSSPVVPSSGVLDLLKLPYGPLGPNR
- a CDS encoding YbjQ family protein translates to MGHPMQPPPPPQILVSTMNDVPGFRVVQVYGEVFGLTVRSRNAFSDIGASFKGMFGGEQVGYTKLLNDSRWEAVNRMREAAAQRGANAVLAMRFESGEVVPGSTEIAAYGTAVYIVPEQQQAPQQPQGQPQHQQ
- a CDS encoding acyl-CoA dehydrogenase family protein, which translates into the protein MGAPAIDRQLPGDEAVALLELTREIADRELAPRAAAAEAAGEFPREAFRVLGRSGLLGLPYPEEFGGGGQPYEVYLQVVEELSRAWLAVGLGVSVHTLACHGLAGYGSAEQRERWLPDLIGGELLGAYCLSEPHSGSDAAALRTSAKAEEGGYRVSGTKAWITHGGHADFYTLIARTGGEGAKGISAFLVPSDVPGLSAAPPERKMGMKASATAQMIFDAVHLPTDRRLGEEGQGFTIAMDALNSGRLGISAAAVGVAQAALDVAVDYARERTAFGQPIGEFQGVSFLLADAAAGIESARQLYLAAARRKDAGLPFATQAAMAKLIATDTCMKVTTDMVQVLGGAGYVEDYPVERYMREAKVLQIVEGTNQIQRMVIGRSLLKQR
- a CDS encoding HAD family hydrolase gives rise to the protein MTAAADYDAALSVPQDLTAAAFFDVDNTMMMGASIFHFARGLAARKYFASSDLVGFAWKQLKFRVGGKESPEGIRSSREQALSFVAGRQVSELVTLGEEIYDELMADRIWAGTRALAQMHLDAGQRVWLVTATPVELATIIARRLGLTGALGTVSEHENGVYTGRLVGDLLHGPAKAHAVRALAAREGLDLRRCTAYSDSSNDVPMLSVVGTSVAINPDQRLRDIARARSWEVRDFRTGRKAIKIGVPALLGAAALTGAFAAGVAYRRRTRG